From a single Actinomycetota bacterium genomic region:
- a CDS encoding 3-isopropylmalate dehydratase large subunit: protein MQKTIAEKIISSHAASEVKAGDIAVVDVDVVMAQDGTGPLAVSQIEKMGFNQVKKPSSSILFIDHAAPSPRKELSNAQMVMRKFADKTGVQLSEIGQGVCHQILVEDYVCPNDIVIGADSHTCTSGALAAFSTGMGSTDIAVGFALAKTWLMVPHTIKVDIKGEPGKGVFAKDLIIYIIGKITSDGATYKALEFGGPAASHMSMDDRFTVSNMAVEAGAKTGLFASDNITKQYLQSVQRGNCFKHVFADEGAAYEKVIEVDYSAISPMVSLPHTVDNVAAVDELEPIKINQVFIGTCTNGRLSDLALAANILKGKKVAKGVRLIVVPASRKVYLDAMEKGILKDLTESGAAIMAPGCGPCVGVHQGILGDGEVCLSTQNRNFKGRMGNPDSFIYLSSPATAAWSAVKGYIADPREVL from the coding sequence TTGCAAAAGACAATAGCAGAAAAAATAATTTCGTCCCATGCTGCATCAGAGGTTAAAGCTGGAGATATTGCAGTAGTGGATGTGGATGTGGTCATGGCTCAGGATGGGACTGGTCCTCTGGCTGTAAGCCAGATTGAAAAAATGGGCTTTAACCAGGTCAAGAAACCTTCCTCATCCATATTATTTATAGATCATGCCGCTCCCAGCCCCCGTAAGGAGTTATCAAACGCACAAATGGTAATGCGGAAATTTGCGGATAAGACCGGTGTTCAACTTAGTGAAATAGGGCAGGGAGTATGTCATCAGATACTGGTAGAAGATTATGTATGCCCCAATGACATAGTCATAGGCGCAGACTCTCACACCTGTACTTCCGGTGCCCTGGCTGCTTTTTCTACCGGTATGGGATCAACTGATATAGCAGTGGGGTTTGCACTGGCTAAAACCTGGCTGATGGTTCCTCACACCATTAAGGTTGATATAAAAGGGGAACCTGGAAAGGGAGTTTTTGCCAAGGATTTAATAATCTACATAATAGGCAAGATTACCTCTGATGGGGCAACCTATAAGGCTTTAGAATTTGGAGGCCCAGCAGCCAGCCATATGAGCATGGATGACCGGTTTACTGTGTCTAATATGGCTGTGGAAGCAGGGGCTAAAACCGGTCTTTTTGCTTCTGATAATATTACCAAACAGTACCTGCAAAGCGTTCAAAGAGGCAATTGCTTTAAGCATGTCTTTGCTGATGAGGGTGCTGCCTATGAAAAGGTGATAGAAGTGGATTACTCTGCTATTTCTCCTATGGTATCCCTGCCGCATACCGTAGATAATGTAGCGGCAGTGGATGAGCTGGAACCTATAAAAATAAATCAGGTTTTTATAGGTACCTGTACCAACGGTAGACTAAGTGACTTGGCCTTGGCGGCCAATATACTAAAAGGGAAAAAGGTAGCCAAGGGAGTAAGGCTGATTGTGGTACCAGCGTCCAGGAAGGTTTATCTAGATGCCATGGAGAAGGGTATATTAAAAGATTTAACTGAAAGCGGTGCAGCTATCATGGCCCCAGGCTGCGGGCCCTGCGTAGGGGTGCATCAGGGTATTTTGGGAGATGGTGAGGTTTGCCTGTCTACCCAAAACAGGAATTTCAAAGGTCGAATGGGGAATCCTGACTCATTTATTTATCTTAGCTCTCCAGCTACCGCTGCCTGGAGCGCGGTTAAAGGTTATATTGCTGATCCCAGGGAGGTGTTATAG
- a CDS encoding 3-isopropylmalate dehydratase small subunit, which yields MKDNILEGRSFKFGDDISTDLIAPGRLFHLRSDLPQLAKHVLEDADPDFAKKVKPGDFVVGGRNFGLGSSREHAPTIIKLAGVGAVLAKSFARIFFRNCINVGLPALICDTDQIEEGDKLRIDLSQGVIHNLDKGIDIKFNPLPPVMIKILSDGGLTEHIIKNKGFNL from the coding sequence ATGAAAGATAATATACTGGAAGGAAGAAGCTTCAAGTTTGGGGATGATATATCTACCGACCTTATAGCTCCGGGAAGACTATTTCATTTAAGGTCTGATTTACCCCAGTTGGCCAAGCATGTATTAGAAGATGCAGATCCTGATTTTGCCAAGAAGGTCAAGCCTGGCGATTTTGTAGTGGGAGGGCGTAATTTTGGCCTGGGATCCAGCCGGGAACATGCTCCTACCATTATTAAACTGGCAGGAGTGGGAGCTGTTTTAGCCAAATCATTCGCCCGGATATTTTTTAGGAACTGCATTAATGTGGGACTGCCGGCCTTAATCTGTGATACGGACCAGATAGAAGAAGGGGACAAATTAAGGATTGACTTATCCCAGGGAGTCATTCACAACCTGGATAAGGGGATTGACATAAAGTTCAATCCTTTACCCCCAGTCATGATAAAAATATTATCAGACGGAGGATTAACTGAACATATAATTAAGAATAAGGGGTTTAACCTATGA
- a CDS encoding isocitrate/isopropylmalate dehydrogenase family protein produces the protein MRHKITLIPGDGTGPEITEATVKVIEATGVDIQWDEVNAGAEVYESEGTVLPQRVIDSLQKNKVGIKGPITTPVGTGFRSVNVAMRKLFNLYACVRPCKSYEGVRSKYKDIDLVIIRENTEDLYAGIEFEKDDAKTLELIDFIKAKKDIQIKKDSGISIKPISVTGSRNIIKFAFEYARKNNRKKVTGVHKANIMKYTDGLYLDIFREVAALYPDIEAEDRIVDNMCMQLVQKPELYDVLVLPNLYGDILSDLAAGLIGGLGVAPGGNIGDEIALFEPTHGSAPKYKGKNKINPTAMMLSGVLMLKHIGEPERAQLLESAIASNIAEGKYVTYDFKQDRDDPTAVGTREYADAIVEKIKIMK, from the coding sequence ATGAGACACAAAATAACTTTAATACCGGGTGATGGTACCGGTCCAGAAATTACCGAAGCTACAGTAAAAGTAATTGAAGCTACTGGTGTGGATATTCAATGGGATGAAGTTAATGCTGGAGCGGAAGTTTATGAAAGTGAAGGGACAGTCCTTCCCCAGAGGGTGATTGATTCACTGCAGAAAAATAAAGTGGGTATAAAGGGACCCATAACCACTCCTGTAGGGACAGGGTTTAGAAGTGTTAATGTAGCTATGAGAAAGCTGTTTAATTTATATGCCTGTGTCAGGCCCTGCAAAAGCTATGAGGGGGTAAGGAGTAAATATAAGGATATAGACCTGGTAATAATAAGGGAAAATACTGAAGACCTATATGCTGGAATTGAATTTGAAAAGGATGATGCAAAGACCTTGGAACTTATAGATTTTATAAAGGCAAAAAAAGATATACAAATAAAAAAAGACAGCGGTATTTCCATAAAACCCATATCTGTAACCGGTAGTAGAAATATTATAAAATTTGCTTTTGAATATGCCAGGAAAAATAACCGTAAGAAGGTTACAGGGGTACATAAAGCCAATATCATGAAATACACTGACGGCTTATACCTTGATATATTCAGGGAAGTAGCAGCCCTGTATCCGGATATAGAAGCAGAAGACCGCATTGTGGATAATATGTGCATGCAGCTGGTTCAGAAACCCGAGCTTTATGATGTATTGGTGCTTCCCAACCTGTACGGAGACATCTTATCTGATTTAGCAGCCGGGCTGATAGGGGGACTGGGTGTTGCTCCCGGTGGAAATATTGGCGATGAGATTGCTTTATTTGAGCCTACTCACGGCAGCGCTCCCAAGTATAAAGGTAAGAATAAAATAAATCCTACCGCCATGATGCTGTCCGGAGTGCTTATGCTCAAGCATATTGGCGAGCCAGAGCGTGCCCAGCTTCTGGAGTCAGCTATAGCATCCAATATCGCAGAGGGTAAATATGTAACCTATGACTTTAAACAGGACCGGGATGATCCCACTGCTGTTGGCACCAGGGAATATGCAGATGCAATAGTGGAAAAGATTAAAATAATGAAATAA
- a CDS encoding secondary thiamine-phosphate synthase enzyme YjbQ — protein MKSYRKELFFDTNQRRQLINITNQIESCLAESGIKEGLLLCNAMHITASVFINDDESGLHHDFEVWLEKLAPEKPYSQYRHNGYEDNADAHLKRSIMGREVVVAVTEGRLDFGPWEQIFYGEFDGKRRKRVLVKIIGE, from the coding sequence ATGAAAAGTTACCGGAAAGAGTTGTTTTTTGATACAAACCAGAGGAGACAGCTGATAAATATAACCAACCAGATAGAAAGTTGTCTGGCTGAAAGCGGGATAAAGGAAGGCTTGCTTCTGTGTAATGCTATGCATATTACCGCCAGTGTATTTATAAATGATGACGAATCAGGCTTGCACCATGATTTTGAAGTTTGGCTGGAAAAACTTGCCCCTGAAAAACCATACAGCCAGTATAGGCACAATGGTTATGAGGATAATGCCGACGCTCACCTAAAACGAAGCATAATGGGAAGAGAAGTAGTAGTGGCGGTAACTGAAGGCCGCCTGGACTTCGGTCCCTGGGAGCAGATATTTTATGGTGAGTTTGACGGTAAGCGAAGAAAAAGGGTATTGGTAAAGATAATTGGAGAATAG